Sequence from the Silvibacterium dinghuense genome:
AGAAAGCCGCCGCGGGCGCATGGTCATCGACGCAAAGTTTGAAGGCCTGGTACCGGCCAACAGCTTCGGCGTGGAATATCTCACCTATGTTCTATGGGCGATCACGCCGGAAGGCCGTCCGGTGAACCTCGGCGAGATTCTGCCGCAGGGCTCGAAGAGTGCGATTACCGTCACGACCAACCTGCAGGCGTATGGACTGATCATCACAGCCGAGCCGTACTACGCGGTAACCATGCCCAGCGATGTGGTGGTAATGCAGAACTACGCGCTGCCCGACAAGACACAGGGCATCCTCGAGCAGGTGAATGCGCATTACCTGCTGCTGCCTCGCGGCGCTTACACGCAGACGGCTGGACAGCATGCGGTTCCGCGGCCGATTACGCGCAACGAACGCTCGCCGCTTGAGCTTTACGAGGCGATCAATGCGGTGCAGATCGCCGAAGCCCAGGGCGCGGACAAGTATGCTCCGGATATTCTTGCCACGGCCAAGCAGGCGCTGCAGAATGCCCAGGATTTCGACGAGCGCAAGAAGGATCAGAAGCAGGTCATTACTTATGCGCGTGAAGCGGTGCAGGCCTCCGAGGATGCGCGCCTGACCTCGATCCGCAAGATGAAGGCGGAGCAGGACGAACAGCAGCGGATCGCTGCGCAGAACGCCAAGGATCAGGCGGCACAGAGCGCCCTGGCAGCGCAACAGGCTGCGGCGCAACAAGCGGAAGCGGAAGCGCGCGCTGCAGAGGCAGAGGCTGCGGCAGAAAAGGCCAAGGCGGAACAGGCTGCGGCGCAGCATCAGGCGCAACAGGCCAACGACCAGACCGAGCAGATGCGCGAACGGCTGAAGGATCAGCTGAACGCGGTGCTGCAGACACGCGAGACCGCCCGCGGCCTGATCGTGAACATGTCCGACGTGCTTTTCGACTTCGGCAAGTACACCTTGAAGCCGGAAGCGCGCGAGAAGCTGGCCAAGGTCTCAGGCATCCTGCTCGCCTACCCTGGACTCACGCTGCAGGTGGAGGGCTACACGGATAATGTCGGCTCGGATGAATACAACCAGAAGCTTTCCGAGCAGCGCGCCGACGGGGTTCGCGACTATCTGGTGAGCCAGGGCGTGGCGCAGGGCAATATCAGCGCTACGGGCTATGGCAAGACGAATCCGGTTGCGGATAATTCCACCGCCGCAGGCCGTGCCCAGAACCGCCGCGTGCAGCTGGTCGTCTCCGGCAATGCCATCGGCGTGCAGCAATCGGCTCCTACCCCGGGCGGCGACACGACGCAGCAGCCACCGGCACAACCTCAGCAACAGCAGCCTCAGCCGCAACCGAATGCAACGGGGGTCTCAAACGAGCCGCAGATGTAGACATGGCTTCTCTTTCTTCGGAACAAGAATGGCCGCCCTCCATGGGCGGCTTTCTTTTACGCAAGGCTGCGTCTCATAGAGGGTGTATCCCCATAGAGCCATTCCGCAAATTGTCATTTCGA
This genomic interval carries:
- a CDS encoding OmpA family protein, whose product is MKYTLSLVVLACAATVAGAQEANPTSTMQWPQSQQKTQPEARIEGGIPVYKVTVIGRDIPAINYFHRSGSTKIGFDGTPLLPRAKGSAVVESRRGRMVIDAKFEGLVPANSFGVEYLTYVLWAITPEGRPVNLGEILPQGSKSAITVTTNLQAYGLIITAEPYYAVTMPSDVVVMQNYALPDKTQGILEQVNAHYLLLPRGAYTQTAGQHAVPRPITRNERSPLELYEAINAVQIAEAQGADKYAPDILATAKQALQNAQDFDERKKDQKQVITYAREAVQASEDARLTSIRKMKAEQDEQQRIAAQNAKDQAAQSALAAQQAAAQQAEAEARAAEAEAAAEKAKAEQAAAQHQAQQANDQTEQMRERLKDQLNAVLQTRETARGLIVNMSDVLFDFGKYTLKPEAREKLAKVSGILLAYPGLTLQVEGYTDNVGSDEYNQKLSEQRADGVRDYLVSQGVAQGNISATGYGKTNPVADNSTAAGRAQNRRVQLVVSGNAIGVQQSAPTPGGDTTQQPPAQPQQQQPQPQPNATGVSNEPQM